A window from Roseburia sp. 499 encodes these proteins:
- a CDS encoding PocR ligand-binding domain-containing protein, which yields MVEYKDGKVCLEKLEIKDIIDINILQDFLDNFALGMNCAAVAVDLEGKEVTKPSYYRDFCQRQVHMSSLGDKRCAECHNQMGEEAAKIGKPYVGNCHAGLIDFAAPITVDNYHIGTVLGGQILNKQPDLDAMRKMALELGLDPEEVEAAASQIDVVPEQNIKAAAEVLYVVVNEMAQSGYNRLEIEYLSNTLAENFIQISQAVEALTRSAVEITDSQHELESEIQGVNDLTNEIAKINESIAQVARKIKMIGLNASIEAARLGESGRGFAVVANEIQHLSENTTSTTAQVTSLNQRIEEKLQTTISNSHKTLSVTEDQSAAMEELYATVQNSVELAEYIKRIFLDD from the coding sequence ATGGTAGAATACAAGGATGGAAAAGTTTGTCTCGAAAAACTGGAGATAAAGGATATCATTGATATTAATATTCTTCAAGATTTTCTGGATAACTTTGCGTTGGGGATGAATTGTGCAGCAGTGGCAGTTGACCTAGAGGGAAAAGAGGTTACAAAACCAAGTTATTATCGTGATTTTTGTCAAAGACAGGTGCATATGTCTTCGCTTGGGGATAAACGTTGTGCGGAATGTCATAATCAGATGGGGGAAGAAGCGGCAAAAATCGGCAAACCTTATGTAGGAAATTGTCATGCAGGACTGATTGATTTTGCGGCACCGATTACCGTTGATAATTATCATATCGGAACTGTACTTGGAGGACAGATTCTGAATAAGCAACCGGATTTGGATGCAATGCGTAAAATGGCATTAGAGTTGGGGTTAGATCCGGAGGAGGTTGAAGCGGCTGCAAGTCAGATTGATGTTGTGCCGGAACAAAATATTAAGGCTGCTGCCGAAGTGCTTTATGTAGTAGTGAATGAAATGGCACAAAGTGGCTATAACAGGTTGGAAATCGAGTATTTGTCTAATACATTGGCAGAAAACTTTATTCAGATTTCACAAGCGGTAGAGGCACTTACGCGTTCGGCAGTGGAAATTACAGACAGTCAGCATGAATTAGAAAGTGAGATTCAAGGGGTAAATGATCTGACAAATGAAATTGCTAAGATTAATGAATCCATTGCACAGGTTGCACGCAAGATTAAGATGATTGGATTGAATGCGTCTATTGAGGCAGCAAGGCTGGGAGAAAGCGGAAGAGGATTTGCTGTTGTAGCAAACGAGATACAGCATCTTTCAGAAAATACAACAAGTACAACAGCGCAGGTGACAAGTCTGAATCAGCGGATTGAAGAAAAGTTGCAGACAACAATAAGTAATTCGCATAAGACGCTTTCTGTTACGGAAGACCAGTCAGCGGCAATGGAAGAACTTTATGCTACG